TGCCGTCGGGTACGGCGCGGCAGGCCACCGGGTTCGGCAACAGGTGCCCGGAGGCCCAGGCCCGGGTGCTCAAGAAGCGGGCACCTGGGCCGCCCCCTCCACGCCTCCCGCCGGGCGTCTCCCCGCTCCAGGTGGTTCCTCGCGTTCGCCGGACAGGACGCCCGTCAGCCCGTAGGCTCTGCAGCGCAGGTGCCCAGGGTGCCCGCGAACGACCTGGCCCATCGGTGCGTCATCGCTGACCGTGGGGCGGTCACCCCCACATTGGGGCACCCGGTCAGGGGTACGGCACGCCATGAAGCCCATCCCCGAGACGCTCGAGGCCCTCGCCGAGCTGGACGCCCTCCACGACGACGGCACCCTCCTCGTGGGCCTCTGCCGCGCCACGGCGTCCGCCCAGCGCCTCGCGCCCGGTCTCGTCGGCGCCAGCGTCGCCTCCCGGGAGCACGGGCTCACCTTCACCCTCGTCGCGACCGACGACGAGATCGCCGCACTGGACGGCGTGCAATACCTCAGCAGCGGGCCGTGCGTCGACGTCGCCGACGCGGGCGAGGGGATCGCCACGACCTCCGAGGACCTCTTCAGCGAGCCGCGGTGGCGCTCCTTCGCCCAGGCCACGGCAGCGGCCGGAGTGCACAGCACGCTCACGTTCCCGATCATGGGAGGCGCAGGCCGCCTGACCGGGACCGTGAACCTCTACGGCAGCTCCGAGCACACCTTCGACGGCAAGCACGCCCGCCTCGCCGAGGTCTTCCGCGCGTGGGCACCGGGCGCGGTCACCAACGCCGACCTCGCTTTCTCCACCCGCCTCGTCGCCGAGCAGGCGCCGGCGCTGATGCGCGAGGAGGCGCTGGTCGAGACGGCCACCGGGATCCTCGCCGCCCACCGCCGGGTCTCGGTCGAGGTCGCGCGCGAGCAGCTCGAGGACTCGGCCACCCGGGCCGGCGTCCAGGTGGGCCGGCTCGCGCGGGTCATCATCGAGATCCACCACGACGACTGAGTCGCCCGGCCCGGGCAGCCCCTGAGCGCCCCCGAGCTGCTGGCGGGGCCGCGACGCAACACGCCCCTCGACCGGAGTCCCGGCGAGGGGCGTTGCCTTGCGTGGTGGAGCTGAGGGGATTCGAACCCCTGACCTTCTCATTGCGAACGAGACGCGCTACCAACTGCGCCACAGCCCCATGCGCCTCACGGCGCGACGCCAAGATACACGAGCCCTCGGGGGCTCACCGAATCGGCTCAGGCACCGCTCGCGCGGCGGGTCCCGTCGGCCTCGCGGGCCGCCCGGGCGGACTGCTCGGCCGAGCGCGCCAGGGCCGAGTCCTCGTCGTTGTGGCCGCTGGACCACACGCCGGTGGAGTCGAGGTCGATGGTCGAGACCGTACGCCGCTGGGCGACCGGCTTGCCGACGTAGGTCGGCAGCGTGGTGGGCACCATGTCCCAGCCGCCGACCACCTGGATCTCGCCGGTGGTCACCGCCGGGGACTCGGCTGCCGGGGTCTGCGCCGCCGGGGCCGGGACCTCCGACGGGCCCGCCTCGGCGGGCCGCGCGGGGGCGTCGGGCGTACGCGGCTGCGACGGGGTCGCCGGCAGCTCGCCGGTGACGTCGACGTCGTCCCCGGGCTCCTCGTCGACGCGCGGCCGGCCGACCTCGATGGCGGACTCGGTGTCGCGCCGGTGGCGCTCTGCCCGGACGGAGACGCGGCACGCCACCAGCCAGGCGACCAGGAGGGCGACCGGGGCGGCGACCCAGGGCCAGGCGACCACCGAGGCGGCGGCGAGGGCGATGACGACGAGGTTGACCAGGACGACCAGTCCCAGCACGGTGCGGCGCCGCCTGGCGGCGCGGCGCGCGGAGGCGCGCGTGACGGGCGAGGGCGTGCGGGCGACGGAGACGGTCGTGTCGACCGAGCGGGTCACGGAGGTGGTCACGGACGCGGCGACCACAGTGTCGGGCGCCACCCGGGCCTTGGTCTCGACCTGGGGGCGCGAGCCCGCGCGGGTGGGGGTGACCACGAGGCGGGCGTTGCGCCGGTCGACGGGCTCACGGCGCGCGAGGACCCGCATGGTGTGGGAGAACTTCTCGACCGACCGGCTGCGCACGACCTCGTCGTGGTGCTTGAGGGCCTTGGGGATCAGGTAGACGGCCCACGCCACGGCAAGGGCGACGAAGATGAGAGCGCTCAGGTCCACGCCCGAAGCGTAGGAGCGCGGGGCACGACCGGGACGGATGTCAAGTGGTGTGTCGCAGAACTACTGGTGTGACTGGTGTGTCGGGAGCCGGGCCAGCACACCCTCCGGTGCCTCCTCGGCCGTGACCGCGAAGATCCGGTGGTCGCGCCAGGCGCCGTCGATGTGCAGGAAGCGGGGTGCGTAGCCGACCTGCTCCAGGCCGAGCTTCTCGACCACCCGCAGCGAGCTGGTGTTCTCCGGGCGGACGCAGACCTCGAGGCGGTGCAGGCCGACCGGCCCGAGGCAGTGGTCGATGACCATCGCGACGGCGCGGGGCGCCACGCCCCGACCCGCGACCTCGGCGGACACCCAGTAGCCGATCGACCCCCACTGGGCCGAGCCGCGGGCGACGTTGCTCACCGTCACCTGGCCGGCGAACGCGCCGTCGACCTCGATGACGAACGGCAGGCACTGCCCGCGCCGGGCCTGGTGGAGCAGCGAGCGGGTGACGATCTTGTACGACGACGGGCGCGGGGCCGCGCCGGGCGGGACCGTCGCGTCCCACGGCCGCAGCCAGTCGTGGTTGCGGGCGCGGACGTCGCGCCACTCGTCGGCGTCGGCCCTGCGCAGCGACCGGACCACGACGCCCTGCGACTGGAGACGGGCGGGCCAGCCGGGAGCCGCGCTCAGTGGTCGCTCCCGACGACCTGCTCGACCGCATGGGCCAGCACGGGCTCCAGCACGCCCAGCGCGTCCTTGACGCCGCCGCGCGAGCCCGGCAGGTTGACCACGAGGCAGTCGCCCGCGATGCCGGCGAGGCCGCGCGAGAGCATCGCCGTGGGGACGCCCTTCGCGAGCCCGGCGGCCCGGACGGCCTCCGCGATGCCCGGCACCTGGCGGTCGAGCAGCGGCGCGGTGGCCTCGGGGGTGCGGTCGGTGGGGGTGAGGCCGGTGCCGCCGGTGGTGAGCACGACCCGGGCGCCGTCGGCGACGGCGGCGGAGATCGCGTCGCGCACCGGGTCGCCGTCGGGGACCACGGCCGGATCGTCGCACTGGAAGCCCTGCCCGCGGAGCCAGTCGGCGATCAGGGGTCCGGTCTCGTCGGCGTAGACGCCGGCAGCGGCTCGGTTGGACGCGACGACGACGCAGGCGCGCAGGCTCACCGGGACCAGTCCCCCGAGCGGCCGCCGCTCTTGGCCTCGACGCGGATGTCGGTGATCACGGCGGCCTTGTCGACGGCCTTGACCATGTCGACGACGGTCAGCGCGGCCACCGAGACGGCGGTTAGGGCCTCCATCTCCACGCCGGTGCGGTCGGTGGTGCGCACGGTCGCGGTGATGTCCACCGACGCGTCGGTGACGGCCAGGTCCACCGTGACGCCCGAGAGGGACAGCGGGTGGCAGAGCGGGACGAGGGCCGGGGTCTGCTTGGCGCCCATGATCCCGGCCACGCGCGCCACCGCAAGGGCGTCGCCCTTCGGCACGCCCTCCCCGCGGAGCAGCTCGACGACCGCCGGGCTGACGAGCACCCGCCCGGTCGCGGTCGCCGTACGCGCGGTGACGGCCTTGTCGCCGACGTCGACCATGCGCGCCGCGCCGGTCTCGTCGACGTGCGTCAGCCGCTCGGGCGTGGACGGCCCCATCAGAACTCCTCGTCGAGACGGCGGATGGCGACCATCTCGCCGGCCTGGATCGCGGTGACGTCGGCGGGCACCTCGATGAGGCAGTTGGCCGTGGCCAGGTCGCCGATCAGGTGCGAGCCGTGGCCGCCGACCGGTGAGACGAAGGTGCCGCCGCGGTCGGTCTCGTGGAGCCCACGGACGAGCTGCACCTTGCCCGCGGGCGAGGACAGGCCGTGGGTGAGGCGGGCCCGGGCGGTGGGCCGGACGTAGGGCAGCTTGCCCATCATCCGGCGGATCGCCGGGAGCACGAACATCTCGAAGGAGACGTAGGAGGAGACCGGGTTGCCCGGCAGGGTGAAGACGGGGGTGTCGTCCTCGCCGATCGTGCCGAAGCCCTGCGGCTTGCCGGGCTGCATGCCGACCCCGCCGAACCACATCGTGCCGTGCTGCGACAGCGACTCCTTGACGACGTCGAAGTCGCCCTCGCT
This genomic stretch from Nocardioides renjunii harbors:
- a CDS encoding GAF domain-containing protein, which produces MKPIPETLEALAELDALHDDGTLLVGLCRATASAQRLAPGLVGASVASREHGLTFTLVATDDEIAALDGVQYLSSGPCVDVADAGEGIATTSEDLFSEPRWRSFAQATAAAGVHSTLTFPIMGGAGRLTGTVNLYGSSEHTFDGKHARLAEVFRAWAPGAVTNADLAFSTRLVAEQAPALMREEALVETATGILAAHRRVSVEVAREQLEDSATRAGVQVGRLARVIIEIHHDD
- the sepX gene encoding divisome protein SepX/GlpR, with translation MDLSALIFVALAVAWAVYLIPKALKHHDEVVRSRSVEKFSHTMRVLARREPVDRRNARLVVTPTRAGSRPQVETKARVAPDTVVAASVTTSVTRSVDTTVSVARTPSPVTRASARRAARRRRTVLGLVVLVNLVVIALAAASVVAWPWVAAPVALLVAWLVACRVSVRAERHRRDTESAIEVGRPRVDEEPGDDVDVTGELPATPSQPRTPDAPARPAEAGPSEVPAPAAQTPAAESPAVTTGEIQVVGGWDMVPTTLPTYVGKPVAQRRTVSTIDLDSTGVWSSGHNDEDSALARSAEQSARAAREADGTRRASGA
- a CDS encoding GNAT family N-acetyltransferase, whose amino-acid sequence is MVRSLRRADADEWRDVRARNHDWLRPWDATVPPGAAPRPSSYKIVTRSLLHQARRGQCLPFVIEVDGAFAGQVTVSNVARGSAQWGSIGYWVSAEVAGRGVAPRAVAMVIDHCLGPVGLHRLEVCVRPENTSSLRVVEKLGLEQVGYAPRFLHIDGAWRDHRIFAVTAEEAPEGVLARLPTHQSHQ
- a CDS encoding molybdenum cofactor synthesis domain-containing protein; amino-acid sequence: MSLRACVVVASNRAAAGVYADETGPLIADWLRGQGFQCDDPAVVPDGDPVRDAISAAVADGARVVLTTGGTGLTPTDRTPEATAPLLDRQVPGIAEAVRAAGLAKGVPTAMLSRGLAGIAGDCLVVNLPGSRGGVKDALGVLEPVLAHAVEQVVGSDH
- the moaC gene encoding cyclic pyranopterin monophosphate synthase MoaC, which produces MGPSTPERLTHVDETGAARMVDVGDKAVTARTATATGRVLVSPAVVELLRGEGVPKGDALAVARVAGIMGAKQTPALVPLCHPLSLSGVTVDLAVTDASVDITATVRTTDRTGVEMEALTAVSVAALTVVDMVKAVDKAAVITDIRVEAKSGGRSGDWSR